The sequence below is a genomic window from Coffea arabica cultivar ET-39 chromosome 8e, Coffea Arabica ET-39 HiFi, whole genome shotgun sequence.
CACTCACCAGTATGGACTATGGAGTCAACAAGAAAAGATCAGGTTTTTCCTGCTAAGTGTCAGTTTTTGATTTTGTAGGGATTTCAAAGCTGGTATCAGATGCGTGTTCAGATGAGAGGATAAATAGACAAAAAGGAGAGGTTTATATTTGACGAATACCCTCGTCTCATCCCTCTCAAAAGCATGTAGACGACAAGGAATATGACGGGCCAGAATTTGCAGATGCTGTGAATTGTGATCCTGAGTAAAAGACAATTTTGACATAAAGGAATCACGCATGATACCAATATCCAATCCCAATCTAAGTGAGCATATTCTTGTAGGCTTAGCCAACTAATGTCCAAACACAACACAACTCTCAGAACTTTTCTAATCTCACCAATGGCTATTGGCTTCAAGGATCCAAGAAGTAATTAAATCTCAATATTGAAGACCAACAGATGTCAAATTCCCAGGAAATTAACCGACTATTTCTTTATGCAGAAGAAGAGAAACGAAAATATGCAGATCTTCAAAACAAGAGGGTCAACCACAAAATGATATCGATcaacttaaattttttttttttacagatgATATATAGTTTTTTGAGTGGTCAATCTTCTAAATCATTTTGTTAAACAAGTTTTTCTGCATATGGCAATCCACTACCAAGTATCAGTCAGAAACTTCTGACATCAATACACCTTCTGAATGCCCCAGTTGGAACTTGCTGATGTCAATTTAGACACAGAAGCTTTGTGGGCcgaattttatcattttatgcCATCACAGTTGCCTTTTGGGAGTAAATCTAAGGCAAGAGAAGCTATCCTCCATGGATAGTCCTGCGACTTTCATCAATCCATCTCTTTCTCTGCTTTGTTCCATGCAATGGTAATTCTTGCTGCTGAGTTCGGTATATGCTGGTCCAAATGCTTCCTCGCACTTATTCAGTTTATTCCTTTCCTATCCCTTTTATCCTTCGTTTAACAAAGACCTATAAGAAGTGATCATGGAAAATATGAAATTTGCAAATTAAAGCCTCTAAGCGGTTCAATTATCACATCATACTCTGAAATTGCTAAGGACCAAACTGCTCAATAAGGCCTTATTAGTGAACCAGTCCTCAATAAGGCCACGTTTAGTTCGAAAACGGTAAATTACTTAATTTGAATGGAGAAAGTTATGTGTTTGGCACGTAGTCgttaagcaaaaaaaatttctcagtCAAAATCAACGGCTACGTCAGTCTTTTTCGTCTAAATTGAATATTTTACCGTTCTTTGACTAAATGTGattcaaaataattaatttgtgtACTAAACGTGATGCGTCTAAAAATTTGAGAACCAAATATGCCCCTAACTCAAAGTTTAAGGACGAAAAgtggatttttttcttttctttcctgtgATAATTTTCACCCACTGTTCCTTGACAAATTCTAATGTTAACAAAGTTTCCAATTCGACTACCAAACCCTCCATTTTCCTCGTAATATTTGGAGTCTctctttaaaagaaaattaaaagaaaaaaaagcataCGCAATACATGAagcaatttttagatatttatcaTTTACAGACTAATTTATTGACTACTTGAGATTAAAAAAATGGAAGAGACAAATCGAAAGGACCCACCAATTACCCCTTCTCATCATTAAAAATAGACGGAAATCTACAGCCTGACTATTACAGGACGAGCAGTTTCAAAGAACCCAAAACCCGCGTGCGTTCCTTGCTACAGCCAAATGCCGCCCTTGCCAATCCTTTTCCTTTATATTGCGATCCTCCCACAATGAAAAGCTCACTACACTTGGTGACTTTGCCAGCAATAGGCTCACATTTGTCTGTCCCTCTCTCTTCTGCGAGGAAAGATGGACTTGTTTGGTGCAAAGGTTCAAGAGCTGATGGAGTTTGGAAGACCGTTAATTGAGGCACCAGTTGTATCAGTAACATTCACCGTATTGGCTTTATTGGCTGGGACTTTGTGGTACTTCTATAGACCTTACTGGGCTGTCAGGAAAGTACCTGGTCCTCCATCTCTGCCCCTATTAGGACACCTTCCCTTGCTTGCTACATATGGCCCTGACGTTTTTGCTGTTCTTGCCAAAACCTATGGTCCTGTATTCAGGTCAGTCGTTCTCTTCTGTCGTTCTCTTATTCTGTTCATTTATCACCAAACtatagaaagaaaaaacaaatacTGCCATTTGTTACACAGAGTAAATCATTAGGCAGCTTCTACCTTTGTTTCATGCATCTCGCAATTCTGCAGCTACTAACATAGTTGTGCTCTTTGAGCTAAAAATTTTCATGGCTTTGACGGTTGACTTTTGCAAGAATGTTTCTTTTCCCATTTTGCTGATGTTAAATCTTGACATCTTAATCACCATCTTGTCTGTCGACGCTTGTGCTGACCCTTTTCACTTCTAAACGCATAGGATTTAGGTccacttgcttgcttgcttcaAGAGAATGAGGTCACTAAAGTAATTACGTGGCTGACTTAAAAATCTGATTATAAGTGTTTTGTTTTACTGAGTTTGTCAATTGCATCTCTTCTAGTGGGGTAAAAAGAGTTTGATCTCTGCTGAAGAAATTGCGGTTACTGTTAACTCTTTTCCTCAGTGGTAACTCCACCTCAGTATATCATGTCGGCTCCACGAAAGATGACATAATTCATAGTCCCTGTACTCAATCAGCCTGTTTGGTTGTACAAAAGTTTTTCTCGTCCTGAGAGGTAAAGGGACGAGTGCAATAGAGTTGTTGTGAATGAATCTGAAGATTGTCCAAATTTCGacttcaaattatttttgtacACGTTGAACTTGACATGATATGAGTCACAAGGATTTTAGAACAACATAGAACTGCAGTTGGTCCAAAAAGTAATAGTATTAGCTTTTTTAGAATTCAAGCAAGATTTCTGCCCCAGGATCTGGTATGTGACATTGTGAACTGGTTACCTAGAATTACAGTTGCACCTAAAAAATAATGGTGTTTTGTATTCAATCAACATTTTTTTACCCTGGATCTGTTATTCTTATTCTGAGTGTAACAGTAGCTATCCTTGGCCTTGCTGATGCTACAGAATTGTCTTGAAGTAAATTGATGCATTGGTGCTGGAAAGCTCTTTAACTACTTTCGAGAAACAATTTCATGttcatctcatgcgtgcttgcctCATAATACTTTCAATTGCAGGTTTCACATGGGCAGACAGCCTCTGGTAATTGTGGCTGATCCAGAACTTTGCAGAGAAGTTGGGATAAAGAAATTCAAAGACATCTCCAACAGAAGCATTCCATCTCCTATAGCAGCATCTCCCCTGCATCAGAAAGGTCTCTTCTTCACCAGGTAATGCAATGACTACTGTAATATGTTAATTTCTCGCCTCCCCGATCCAAATATAACTGATCTAGTATAAAAAGCAACAAATAGACTTGGATTGTGGTCATTAAATCTGTATACTACTTGCAATGATGCCAAACTCCTGGGTAACTAAAAGCAAGATGGCAACCGACTGCGAAATATGTAATAATAAGAAGATAAACTTGGCATTGGATGTCTCAGTGAGATAGGAACTAAGTTGTCGCAATTAATCAAGATTAGGTTTCATGAAATTTAACGAATCATTAAAGACATGTCACTTGCAACCTTTACAGGGATGCAAGGTGGTCAACAATGCGAAATACCATACTGTCGGTGTATCAGCCATCTCACCTTGCCAAGCTGATACCAACAATGCAATCATTTATAGAAGCTGCAACTGAGAATCTTGAATCGCAAGGAGACATGACTTTCTCTGAACTCTCCCTGAAATTGGCTACAGATGTTATTGGACAAGCTGCTTTTGGAGTAGACTTTGGTCTCTCCAAGCCCAAAGCAGGCAATGAATCTGCCAATAGAATGAGCCACCAGCAAAATGATAATGAAGTCCAAGACTTTATCAATCAACACATATATTCTACAACACAGCTTAAGATGGACTTGTCTGGATCCTTTTCAATCATATTGGGGCTGCTTGTTCCCATACTACAAGAGCCATTCCGCCAGATTCTTAAAAGGATACCTGGAACTATGGACAGAAAAGTAGACCAAACCAACCAGAATTTGACTCGCCGGCTTGATGGAATTGTGGCTAagagaatgaaagaaaagagcCTTGACTCAAAGGACTTTTTGTCGCTCATATTGCGTGCAAGGGAGTCAGAGATAACATCAAGGAACTTCTTTACACCAGACTATATCAGTGCTGTAACTTATGAACATTTACTTGCTGGTTCAGCAACCACATCATTTACATTATCGACTATTATCTATTTGGTGGCTGGACATCCAGAAGTTGAGAAGAAATTGCTGAAAGAGATTGATGAGTTTGGTCCTCGTGATCAGATGCCTACTGCCCATGATCTTCAACACAATTTTCCATATCTTGATCAGGTGACTTAGCCTGCCACTCCCATTTTCACCAGAACTTTTAGTGGAAAAATTCATCAACAAATTCATACACATATTCATAACTTTACGAGGATCTTGGATTTTAGTAGGATTTCTATTGTGCTCAACAATCTAATCAAAATTGCAACTTCTTATTTGTCAAAACTTGATTCATCTTCCCTAACTGATGAAACCTGTGATGTTCAAGATCTCTTATGAATGATGTAATAAAGGATTTTATCTCATTCTTCTTTTAATTCTTTGACTCCAGGTGATCAAAGAGGCAATGAGGTTCTATACAGTTTCCCCCTTAGTTGCAAGAGAAACATCAGCAGAAGTAAAGATTGGAGGTTACATCCTTCCAAAGGTTGGTTTTACTTCTATCTCGCAAGGATTATGCTTATAAGCTATCGCACTTATTTTAGAGAAGGAATGGTTTAATTTCAACAATACTCCTCTAGGGCATCTTTGATGGTCAGGAAAGGCATATTCAGTTGAGTAACTTTGAGTTCAATCAGTTTTATAAAGTTAAAATTCTTTAAGATGTAAAGAAGCTGAAAAGTAGTGAACGCATTGCAAGAAATTCTGAAATGGTGAAATAGGAACTAGTGCATTATTTATTGCATAGTAGTTGTATTAGATCACTGATAATCAGTAAATGGTTTAGAAGTATCATCTTAAGATAATGTCCTCTGCCACAGGGTGGCTTCATTTTTGCAGTTAATTGTGATAGATTTCCAATGGACAAAGCCCAAAAAAATGGTAATAGTACTTCTTTTTTAATGCCACGGAATTGCTTGGTTGTAAGCCGGGGGATACCCTAGAAGATGAAATTGTATCATCAATTTTCATTGGAAATCTTTTTCTGTtatcatcctttctttgtttttagtAAGCGATGTCCTGATTTATCTCATAATATGCATATGCAGGGTACATGGGTTTGGCTGGCTCTTGGAGTTCTTGCTAAAGATCCAAAAAATTTTTCAGAACCAGACAAGTTCAAACCTGAGAGATTTGATCCAGACTGTGAAGAACAGAAGCAAAGGCATCCTTATGCAAATAGTCCCTTTGGAATAGGGCCACGAGCATGCATAGGCCAGAAATTCTCCATACAAGAACTTAAACTTTCGATGATTCATCTGTACAGGAAGTATATATTTCGTCATTCTTCAGACATGGAAAAACCTTTGGAACTTGACTATGGCATAGTACTGAACTTTAAGCATGGTGTCAGGGTAAGAGCTATCAAACGTACTTGAATGACAATAAAcaaaggaacaagaaaagaaagaaaatcagcTTGGTGATCGTTCCATATAATGGTGAATTTGATTTTCCCAATGTTACGATGATGAATGAGCCATTCTACGAAATGCATTCCATGCAGCAGATGATCTTATTATGTACCTAGTTGGTTCCAGAGCAGATGTTCATGTGATGGACCAAACACAGCTATGATCCTGCCATCTTCTACAGGCAGGGTGGTAGCAGTCTGGTGGATTGAGTAATTTGGGAAAGTTGTGCTTTGGGGTCTTGCAAGGCTTTTTAGTCTTCCATTGGACCCGAAGAAGAAAAGTTCTACTTTGTTCAATTATTCCACGGATCTCTACTAAATATGCCACATTAGGGCTTTGTTTTGCTCCTGTTGTTTGCACTCTTAGCTTCCATCATACAGGTTAGTGATTGCCATACAAGCACGACTGCCGATCAGCAATAACAAAAAAAGAGTGATACTACCCTTTTTTTTATGCTTCTCTCTTTTTTGTGGTTTTGGAAGGGGCAAGGTTTCAACTAAGGAATAACAGCCAAAGAACCACTAACCAGTCACTAGATGTGAATTAGCTAAACCGAAGCTCATCCCAAATGCAATCATCCGCATGAGATCATCAATTGTTCTGAACAACTGAGTGCCATAACGAAGTTATCGTCTCCAAAATCACAACTTACACGATATCAAGAACCAAAGATCACACACGTCCTAGTACTTCAACAAGGGGTTTTGGCacatcagaaaaaaaaattagagcaTTTGGATATATAACAACAAGCTGTTGTAAACTACTTGCAACAAATTTGATGGTTGAAGATCCTTAGCCTTCCCATCCTACTGATAAAAGCAATTATCCCTGATGGTTGAAGAACCTTAGCCTTCCCTTCCCCTACTGATAAAAGCAACTATCCCTTTCTGTCAAGTTCATTGAGAATTTCTC
It includes:
- the LOC113704035 gene encoding cytochrome P450 711A1, whose product is MDLFGAKVQELMEFGRPLIEAPVVSVTFTVLALLAGTLWYFYRPYWAVRKVPGPPSLPLLGHLPLLATYGPDVFAVLAKTYGPVFRFHMGRQPLVIVADPELCREVGIKKFKDISNRSIPSPIAASPLHQKGLFFTRDARWSTMRNTILSVYQPSHLAKLIPTMQSFIEAATENLESQGDMTFSELSLKLATDVIGQAAFGVDFGLSKPKAGNESANRMSHQQNDNEVQDFINQHIYSTTQLKMDLSGSFSIILGLLVPILQEPFRQILKRIPGTMDRKVDQTNQNLTRRLDGIVAKRMKEKSLDSKDFLSLILRARESEITSRNFFTPDYISAVTYEHLLAGSATTSFTLSTIIYLVAGHPEVEKKLLKEIDEFGPRDQMPTAHDLQHNFPYLDQVIKEAMRFYTVSPLVARETSAEVKIGGYILPKGTWVWLALGVLAKDPKNFSEPDKFKPERFDPDCEEQKQRHPYANSPFGIGPRACIGQKFSIQELKLSMIHLYRKYIFRHSSDMEKPLELDYGIVLNFKHGVRVRAIKRT